CGTTGCCGGACCAACTCCGATTGGTCTTCATCAACGTGATCACGAATGCCTTACAGGCCATGCACAGCAAAGGGGATCTCTGGGTCAGTACGGCGGAACAGCCGGGAGCGGTAACGATCACGATCCGCGACAATGGTCCGGGCATCGCCAAGCAACATCTCGGCAAAGTCTTCGATCCGTTCTTCACCACGAAGGGGCAGGGTGAAGGCTCGGGTCTGGGCCTTACGGTCGCGCAGCGATTGATCAAAAAATTCGGCGGGGACATCCGCATCGAGAGCATCGAAGGCCAGGGCACCACCTGCACGATCACATTGCCGACCGTGGAGTCCGGGGTGCGAAAGGAGGAGTCATGCGCAACCTCATGAGACCCTACCGGCTTTCGCTTTGGCTCGCGATGATGCTTGCCACGGGCATGGCCTACTCTCTCCAAGCCAAGGACCCGCCGCCGCCTTCCGGTATCGCGCCGGAGAAAGTCGCCGACTACGTGCATGCCGTACTTGAGGCCGATCGGACGATCTATACCAACCACGTCGTCAATCGCATGCAGGCCAAGGGGATTGTCTCCGCTGCCGAACATTGGGAGAACGAGAATGCCTTACCGCTCCCAGCCCAATTCCTCCAGCATTCCGGCAAGCTCGTAGCGGAATCCGGGCGCGGCATCCGTTACCGCCTGATCAGTCAGTGGCCGATCTACCAACGCAACGCTCCGGCGACGGATCTTGAACGCCGCGCGCTGGAGGGATTCGCGCAGAGTCCGGATCGCCCGCTGACCGGCATCGTCACCAGCGGACGAAAACAGTACTTTCAGGCCATCTACCCGGACCGCGCCATCTCAGCCGCCTGCGTGAACTGCCACAACAGTCATCCGCTGAGCCCCAAGCGTGACTTCGCCGTGAACGACATCATGGGCGGCATGGCGATTACGATTCCGCTGGATTGAGCACGCGGTCGTGTACGCGAAGCGTATCTCGCAGTTCGTCTCCCGCCGAATCGAACGATGGTCACCGCCCTCCTCCCCAGGATAGCGAGATACGCATCACGAGGGATGAACGACAAACGCTGCCGAGACAATCGTCGGGAGTTGACGGGTGAGGTTCACGGGATCATGGGAGGCAGATTCGGCGGCGGTTGCTGGTATTCGTCTCGATAGATTTGAACGGCCGTGAGAAAGAGGCCGACGAGCGTCGGGCCAAGGAAAAGTCCTATGATGCCGTAGAGCGCCAACCCACCCAGCACACTGAATGTCAGGAGTAGGACCGGGATCTGCGCCCCCTGACCGATGAAGAGCGGCTTCAAGATCTGGTCGACCGTCGAAACAACGCCGGCCCCCCAGGCCAACATGGCGACGCCCTTCCCGATCGGACCGATCCAAAACAAATACACAGCCACCGGCCCCCACACCAGGGCCGTCCCGCCGAGAGGCAGCGGCGCCAGCAGGATGGTCAGCGTCGTCAGCACCAATGGAAACGGTGCTCCGAGCACGGCATAGGCGGCGCCGGCCAAAAGCCCCTGCACCAGCGCCGTCAAGACGACGCCCTTCACGACGGCGCGAATCGTTTGATCCAACCGTGCCAGAATCTTCACCTTGTGCGAGGATTCGAGCGGAATGAGGGCGTAGAGGGCCTGGAGCCATGCCCGGCCGTCCTTGAAAAAGAAAAACAACGTGAAGATCATGACGAGAAAATCGGCCACGAGCAGAAAGGCATCCCGGACCAACTCGCTGA
This Nitrospiraceae bacterium DNA region includes the following protein-coding sequences:
- a CDS encoding DUF3365 domain-containing protein → MRNLMRPYRLSLWLAMMLATGMAYSLQAKDPPPPSGIAPEKVADYVHAVLEADRTIYTNHVVNRMQAKGIVSAAEHWENENALPLPAQFLQHSGKLVAESGRGIRYRLISQWPIYQRNAPATDLERRALEGFAQSPDRPLTGIVTSGRKQYFQAIYPDRAISAACVNCHNSHPLSPKRDFAVNDIMGGMAITIPLD
- a CDS encoding AI-2E family transporter, whose amino-acid sequence is MNRRQVFSLCFFAVFLWLLYQIALIFKPFFLPVLWAAILAHLSFPLHVRLTAWLGGKESRSAALLTLGVMALVVVPLIVLTVMFVNEAGSAEQSIRAWIASGGVQRLPEHLSKLPGGGLVRQWLERVSGRESDLEQLVLSSAKTFSRYIVGELSELVRDAFLLVADFLVMIFTLFFFFKDGRAWLQALYALIPLESSHKVKILARLDQTIRAVVKGVVLTALVQGLLAGAAYAVLGAPFPLVLTTLTILLAPLPLGGTALVWGPVAVYLFWIGPIGKGVAMLAWGAGVVSTVDQILKPLFIGQGAQIPVLLLTFSVLGGLALYGIIGLFLGPTLVGLFLTAVQIYRDEYQQPPPNLPPMIP